A single Phragmites australis chromosome 4, lpPhrAust1.1, whole genome shotgun sequence DNA region contains:
- the LOC133915916 gene encoding pentatricopeptide repeat-containing protein At4g21300-like — protein MGILPMILGDLARNVDANINKIAVLNPFRRLSGSIAGRNSGSSRLCGIDKLALLFQTCADVRSVKKLHARVFTLGLGRDAILGFKILNCYANLGFLPNTRFVFQGILNKDLAMWNSSMVDYFRAGYQEEVIILYKGLKLHKICMDGKTITFGLKSCTELQNLLLGKGMHADSLKLGLSGDKFVGSSLVGLYSKLGRMDDSQKAFGEILGKDIVAYTSMISGYSEVMDSISWNAFEIASDMLWNNLGVNRVTLVSLLQVAGNLGAIREGKSVHCYSIRRGIGVSDEILETSLVDMYTRCGAYQLASAVLNNSEGTVASWNAMLAGLARTGQSANAIICFSVMLHEHKVIPDSVTYANVLSACSELCYYGYAASVHAYLTRRYIPLDVVLATALIEVYSKCTRILRSRHLFDRLMVKDAVSYNTMIYGFLHHGMANDAITLFKEMIAESVSPNSVTVLSLLAAFADQRDFARGRWIHGFSIRHGFCSDVDIANQIIHMYSSCGKIAAASTVFDSLEKKNLVSWTAMMMGCLFCGHKDEVVRLCQLMQQHGEKLDSVTLITALQAVSEIGHLKGIKQIHGFVSRALLEKDTKITNSLMTSYAKCGKLDLSEALFFSLEHRDLDSWNTMISAYGMHGLYIKVLEMYKKMEEENIKPDELTFSSVLSACSHAGLVKEGWCIFQSMSLVYSVPPQEEHYGCIVDLLGRAGQLEEGYRFIKLSILKDKSSAFCALLSACRTHGNTILGQIIGKELLELEQQNPGTYALISEMYAQKGQWSESANLRTRAKESGLRKLPGSSLIETVEQAIK, from the coding sequence ATGGGGATACTACCAATGATTCTAGGAGATCTAGCCAGGAATGTTGATGCAAACATCAATAAGATTGCAGTGCTGAATCCGTTCAGGAGGTTGTCGGGATCTATCGCTGGCAGAAATTCTGGATCGAGTAGGCTATGTGGCATTGACAAGCTTGCTCTGTTGTTCCAAACCTGTGCAGATGTGAGGTCTGTGAAGAAGCTCCACGCTCGCGTTTTTACACTCGGACTTGGCAGGGATGCTATTCTTGGCTTTAAGATCCTGAACTGTTATGCCAATTTAGGTTTCCTACCGaacacaagatttgttttccAGGGGATTTTAAATAAGGATCTTGCCATGTGGAATTCGTCCATGGTTGATTATTTCAGAGCTGGTTATCAAGAGGAAGTTATTATTTTGTACAAGGGATTGAAGTTGCATAAGATTTGTATGGATGGGAAAACAATTACTTTTGGCTTGAAAAGCTGCACTGAGCTTCAGAATTTGTTATTGGGCAAAGGAATGCATGCAGACTCACTGAAGCTTGGCCTCAGTGGGGATAAATTTGTTGGTTCTTCCCTCGTTGGTTTATACTCTAAGCTTGGCAGGATGGATGATTCACAGAAGGCGTTTGGAGAGATCCTGGGCAAGGATATTGTTGCTTACACGTCGATGATCAGTGGCTATTCTGAAGTTATGGATTCAATTTCATGGAATGCATTTGAAATTGCCAGTGACATGCTGTGGAACAACTTGGGAGTAAACCGTGTGACTTTGGTTAGCTTGCTGCAGGTTGCTGGGAATTTGGGAGCAATTAGAGAAGGTAAATCAGTCCATTGCTATTCCATTAGGAGAGGAATTGGTGTCTCAGATGAAATTCTGGAGACCAGCCTTGTTGACATGTATACTCGATGTGGAGCTTACCAATTAGCATCTGCTGTCTTGAATAATTCTGAAGGAACTGTGGCTTCCTGGAATGCTATGCTTGCTGGTCTTGCTCGGACTGGACAGAGTGCAAATGCAATCATCTGTTTTTCTGTCATGCTACATGAGCATAAAGTAATTCCAGATTCAGTAACCTATGCAAATGTGCTTTCTGCTTGTTCTGAGTTATGCTATTATGGCTATGCTGCTAGTGTTCATGCCTACCTAACAAGAAGATATATTCCTCTGGATGTAGTTTTGGCCACAGCTCTTATTGAGGTATACTCCAAATGCACTAGAATTTTGAGATCCAGGCATCTCTTTGATCGACTGATGGTTAAAGATGCTGTCTCCTATAACACGATGATCTATGGTTTTCTCCATCATGGCATGGCCAATGATGCCATTACATTATTCAAAGAAATGATTGCAGAATCTGTCTCACCAAATTCCGTGACTGTTCTTAGTCTGCTTGCCGCTTTTGCTGATCAAAGAGATTTTGCTAGAGGGAGGTGGATTCACGGATTTTCCATTAGACATGGCTTCTGTTCAGATGTGGACATTGCAAACCAAATTATACATATGTATTCCAGTTGTGGAAAGATTGCAGCAGCAAGCACTGTATTTGACTCACTGGAAAAGAAAAATTTGGTTTCATGGACGGCCATGATGATGGGATGCTTATTCTGTGGACATAAAGATGAAGTGGTTCGACTATGTCAATTGATGCAGCAACATGGAGAGAAACTTGATTCTGTCACTCTTATAACTGCACTACAGGCTGTTTCTGAGATTGGACATCTGAAAGGTATAAAACAAATTCATGGTTTTGTCTCTCGTGCCTTGTTGGAGAAAGATACAAAGATCACAAATTCTTTGATGACTTCATACGCAAAATGTGGAAAGTTGGATTTGTCAGAAGCTTTGTTCTTTAGTTTGGAACACAGAGACCTGGATTCATGGAATACGATGATCAGTGCTTATGGGATGCATGGATTATACATTAAGGTGCTTGAAATGTATAAGAAAATGGAAGAGGAAAACATTAAGCCTGATGAGTTAACATTTTCTTCAGTGCTTTCTGCTTGCAGTCATGCTGGTCTAGTTAAGGAGGGGTGGTGTATTTTTCAGTCAATGAGTTTAGTTTATTCAGTTCCCCCACAGGAAGAGCATTATGGTTGCATTGTTGATTTATTGGGCCGGGCAGGACAGCTAGAAGAAGGATACAGGTTTATAAAGTTATCTATCTTAAAAGATAAATCCAGTGCATTTTGTGCTTTACTTTCTGCATGCAGAACTCATGGAAACACAATTCTTGGACAGATTATTGGCAAAGAGCTCCTTGAGCTTGAACAACAGAACCCAGGTACTTATGCTTTGATTTCAGAAATGTATGCTCAGAAAGGACAATGGAGTGAATCAGCTAATCTAAGGACTAGAGCTAAAGAAAGTGGGTTGAGAAAACTCCCTGGTTCTAGTTTGATTGAAACAGTGGAGCAAGCTATCAAGTAG
- the LOC133915918 gene encoding pentatricopeptide repeat-containing protein At4g31850, chloroplastic, with protein MELCCSGVLSGGATRAAPPRTPRHRNMGASSPGGLLVTPPKRRRGGRAGCRQLGPPAPPRHERRGAGTESVVHMLRSAAGPAEALELFKTAARQPTLVHTTESCNYMLELMRAHGRVGDMAQVFDLMQRQIVKTNVCTFATIFRGVGVEGGLRSAPVALPVMREAGICLNAFTYNGLIYFLVKSGFDREAMEVYKAVAEDGIAPSVRTYSVLMVAFAKRRDVDSVLWLLGEMEARGVKPNVYSYTICIRVLGQAGRFEEAYQILGKMEDAGCKPDVVTNTVLIQVLCDAGRLSDAKDVFWKMKASDQKPDRVTYITLLDKCGDSGDSQSVTEIWNAMEADGYNDNIVPYTAVVDALCQVGRVNEASAVFDEMKQKGILPEQYSYNSLISGFLKANMFDRALELFNHMNIHGPSPNGYTHVLFINYYGKSGQSLKAIQRYELMKSKGIAPDVVAGNAVLYSLAKSGRLGMAKRVFYELKAMGVSPDTITYTMMIKCCGKASKADEAVKFFSDMMETGCVPDVLAVNSLIDTLYKGGRGNEAWQLFHQLKEMKIKPTDGTYNTLMSGLGREGKVKEVMHLLEEMSSSSYPPNLITYNTVLDCLCKNGEVNRAIHMLYSMTTKGCIPDLSSYNTVMYGLVKEDRFKEAFRMFCQMKKVLAPDYATLCTVLPSFVKNGLMKEALHTVKEYILKPDCDMDRSSFHSLMEGILKKASTRKSIEFAENIASNGILLNDFFLCPLIRHLCKHKKTLEAHELFLKFKSFGVSLKTGSYNSLICGLVDENLIDIAEGLFAEMNRIGCGPDEFTYNLILDAMGKSMRIEQMFKVQEEMHRKGFESTYVTYNTIISGLVKSKRLDQAIDLYYDLMSEGFSPTPCTYGPLLDGLLKAGKIENAESLFNEMLEYGCKPNCTIYNILLNGHRIAGNTENVCQLFQKMIDQGINPDIKSYTVLIGTLCTAGRLNDGLSYFRQLMELGLDPDLITYNLLIDGLGKSDRIEETVSLFNEMKKKGITPNLYTYNSLILYLGKAGKAAEAGKMYEELLMKGWKPNVFTYNALIRGYNVSGSTDNAYATYGRMIVGGCRPNSSTYMQLPNQL; from the coding sequence ATGGAGCTCTGCTGCTCGGGTGTCCTAAGCGGCGGCGCCACGCGAGCAGCGCCGCCGAGGACCCCAAGGCACCGGAACATGGGAGCCTCGTCCCCTGGAGGACTCTTGGTGACCCCACCcaagcggcggcgaggcggccgCGCCGGCTGCCGCCAGCTGggcccgcccgcgccgccccgcCACGAGCGGCGAGGGGCGGGCACGGAGAGCGTCGTCCACATGCTCAGGTCGGCGGCCGGTCCCGCCGAGGCTCTGGAGCTCTTCAAGACGGCGGCGCGGCAGCCCACGCTCGTCCACACCACGGAGTCGTGCAACTACATGCTGGAGCTGATGCGCGCCCACGGCCGGGTCGGGGACATGGCGCAGGTGTTCGACCTAATGCAGAGGCAGATCGTCAAGACCAATGTCTGCACGTTCGCCACCATCTTCAGGGGCGTGGGTGTCGAGGGCGGGCTCCGGAGCGCGCCTGTGGCCTTGCCGGTGATGAGAGAAGCGGGGATTTGCTTGAACGCGTTCACCTACAATGGCTTGATTTACTTCCTCGTCAAGTCAGGCTTCGATAGGGAGGCAATGGAGGTTTATAAGGCTGTGGCAGAGGACGGTATTGCGCCGAGTGTGAGGACCTACTCCGTGCTGATGGTGGCGTTCGCGAAGAGGAGAGATGTCGATTCAGTTCTCTGGTTGTTGGGTGAGATGGAGGCTCGCGGCGTGAAGCCAAATGTGTATAGCTACACCATCTGCATTCGGGTTCTTGGGCAGGCTGGAAGATTTGAGGAGGCGTATCAAATTCTTGGGAAAATGGAGGATGCCGGGTGCAAGCCGGATGTCGTTACAAATACTGTGCTTATACAAGTCCTCTGTGATGCTGGTCGGCTAAGTGATGCCAAGGATGTATTTTGGAAGATGAAAGCGAGTGATCAAAAACCTGATCGTGTCACATACATTACTCTCTTAGACAAGTGTGGTGACAGTGGCGATTCGCAATCAGTGACAGAAATTTGGAATGCAATGGAAGCTGATGGGTATAATGACAATATTGTTCCTTATACTGCAGTTGTGGATGCATTATGCCAAGTTGGGAGGGTCAATGAAGCTTCAGCTGTGTTTGATGAGATGAAGCAAAAGGGTATATTGCCTGAGCAGTACTCATATAACTCCTTAATATCTGGGTTTCTGAAAGCTAATATGTTCGACCGTGCACTGGAGCTCTTCAACCATATGAATATTCATGGTCCTAGTCCAAATGGCTACACGCATGTACTTTTCATTAATTACTATGGTAAATCTGGCCAATCTCTGAAAGCAATTCAAAGATATGAGCTTATGAAGAGCAAAGGGATTGCTCCTGATGTTGTTGCTGGTAATGCTGTTTTGTATAGTCTTGCTAAATCTGGAAGACTTGGAATGGCAAAAAGGGTCTTCTATGAATTAAAAGCCATGGGAGTTTCTCCAGACACTATCACCTACACCATGATGATTAAATGTTGCGGCAAGGCATCAAAGGCTGATGAAGCTGTGAAGTTTTTCTCTGATATGATGGAAACTGGATGTGTTCCTGATGTTCTTGCAGTTAATTCTTTGATTGATACGCTCTACAAGGGAGGCAGGGGAAATGAAGCGTGGCAACTTTTCCATCAActaaaagaaatgaaaattaaGCCCACTGATGGTACATACAACACACTTATGTCAGGATTAGGAAGAGAAGGTAAAGTGAAGGAGGTAATGCATCTGCTTGAAGAAATGAGCTCAAGTAGTTATCCACCTAATTTAATTACATACAATACAGTTCTAGATTGTCTCTGCAAAAATGGGGAGGTGAACCGTGCAATACATATGCTGTACAGTATGACTACGAAAGGTTGCATACCTGACCTTTCATCTTACAACACTGTCATGTATGGCCTTGTTAAAGAGGACAGATTTAAAGAGGCATTCAGGATGTTTTGTCAAATGAAGAAGGTTCTTGCTCCAGATTATGCAACATTGTGTACTGTCCTCCCGAGTTTTGTGAAAAATGGATTGATGAAGGAAGCTCTCCATACTGTTAAGGAATACATTCTTAAGCCCGATTGTGATATGGATAGGTCTTCGTTCCATTCACTAATGGAAGGGATACTGAAGAAGGCTAGCACAAGAAAGTCAATTGAGTTCGCCGAAAACATAGCATCAAATGGAATTCTCCTAAATGATTTCTTTTTGTGCCCATTGATTAGGCACCTCTGTAAGCACAAGAAAACTCTTGAAGCTCATGAACTCTTCCTAAAGTTTAAGAGTTTTGGAGTTTCACTAAAAACTGGCTCATATAATTCTCTTATCTGTGGCCTTGTGGATGAAAACCTGATTGATATCGCTGAAGGCTTGTTCGCTGAAATGAATAGAATCGGATGTGGCCCAGATGAGTTCACTTACAATTTGATTCTTGATGCCATGGGAAAGTCAATGCGGATTGAGCAAATGTTTAAAGTCCAAGAGGAGATGCATCGCAAGGGATTTGAATCAACTTATGTTACTTATAACACAATCATTTCTGGTCTCGTAAAATCAAAAAGATTGGACCAGGCTATAGACTTGTATTATGATCTGATGAGCGAAGGCTTCTCTCCCACACCATGTACATACGGTCCTCTTCTCGATGGGTTGTTAAAAGCTGGAAAGATAGAAAATGCAGAAAGTCTTTTTAATGAGATGCTAGAGTATGGTTGCAAACCTAATTGCACCATCTACAATATTCTGCTGAATGGACATCGAATAGCTGGTAACACAGAAAACGTTTGTCAGCTTTTTCAGAAGATGATCGACCAAGGAATAAACCCAGATATAAAATCCTATACAGTTCTTATCGGCACCCTCTGCACAGCTGGAAGATTAAATGATGGTTTGTCTTATTTTAGACAACTGATGGAATTAGGACTTGATCCTGATCTTATCACCTATAATTTGCTCATTGATGGCCTTGGAAAATCTGATAGAATAGAGGAAACAGTCTCCCTCTTCaatgagatgaagaagaaaggaatTACCCCAAACTTGTACACATACAATTCACTAATTCTCTACTTAGGAAAAGCAGGGAAGGCTGCTGAAGCTGGGAAGATGTATGAAGAACTACTGATGAAAGGATGGAAGCCTAATGTTTTCACATATAATGCCCTTATCAGGGGTTACAATGTTTCTGGCAGTACTGATAATGCATATGCTACCTATGGTCGGATGATTGTTGGAGGGTGCCGACCTAATTCGAGCACTTACATGCAACTTCCAAATCAATTGTGA